In one window of Leptospira neocaledonica DNA:
- the kdpB gene encoding potassium-transporting ATPase subunit KdpB, which translates to MKNKKSSFFQDPKSLFKAILDSFVKLDPRVQWKNPVMFIVYIGAILSSYDLIFHPVNLSFGLQISIWLWATVLFANFAEALAEGRGKAKAESLKKTRKESKANKLNGSSVLIIPASELRTGDKVVCQAGDLIPGDGEVVDGIASVDESAITGESAPVIRESGGDRSAVTGGTKVLSDKIVVQITTDPGKTFIDKMISLVEGASRQKTPNEIALSILLSALSLVFLVAITSLVPAVFYSQREGGGNLGLSGSFPALVGLLVCLIPTTIGGLLSAIGISGMDRLMRRNVIAKSGRAIEAAGDIDVLLLDKTGTITLGNRMATRFVPAPGISEKNLADAAQLASLSDETPEGRSIVVLAKEKFDLRGRNLSELGGKFVPFTAKSKMSGVDFDPDPEGKTRPMIRKGASESIRNHITGLGGEFPKEILDIVDEIAREGGTPLVVSEGREILGVIHLKDIVKGGIKERFARLRQMGIRTVMITGDNPLTAAAIAAEAGVDDFIAEATPETKLKRIREEQSGGKLVAMIGDGTNDAPALAQADVGVAMNTGTQTAREAGNMIDLDSNPTKLIEIVEIGKQLLMTRGSLTTFSIANDVSKYFVILPAMFAGLFPIGGIGALSILNILGFASPESAVLSAVIFNALILVFLVPLALKGVSYRPAGADSVLARNVFIYGFGGLILPFFGIKGIDLVLSFAKGVFG; encoded by the coding sequence ATGAAAAACAAAAAGTCTTCTTTTTTCCAGGACCCAAAGTCATTGTTTAAAGCAATCTTGGATTCCTTTGTAAAATTGGATCCAAGAGTCCAATGGAAAAATCCAGTAATGTTCATTGTGTACATAGGAGCAATATTAAGTTCTTATGATTTGATTTTTCATCCTGTTAATCTAAGTTTCGGTCTTCAAATTTCCATTTGGTTATGGGCTACGGTCTTATTCGCAAATTTTGCGGAAGCATTGGCGGAAGGTAGAGGAAAAGCAAAGGCTGAGTCTTTGAAAAAAACAAGAAAGGAATCCAAAGCGAATAAATTAAACGGAAGCTCCGTTCTCATAATTCCTGCTTCCGAATTAAGGACGGGAGACAAGGTGGTTTGCCAAGCGGGAGATTTGATCCCAGGTGATGGAGAGGTGGTGGATGGTATCGCTTCTGTGGATGAATCCGCAATCACAGGAGAATCCGCTCCAGTAATCCGAGAATCCGGAGGAGATAGGTCTGCCGTTACCGGAGGCACAAAAGTTTTAAGTGATAAGATCGTAGTCCAGATCACAACCGATCCCGGAAAAACTTTTATAGATAAAATGATTTCTCTTGTAGAAGGAGCTTCCAGGCAGAAGACTCCGAATGAGATTGCACTCTCCATTCTTCTTTCCGCATTATCTTTGGTCTTTTTAGTCGCGATCACATCACTCGTTCCTGCGGTATTCTATAGCCAAAGAGAAGGAGGAGGGAATCTCGGACTTTCAGGTTCTTTTCCTGCGTTAGTCGGTCTTCTTGTATGTTTGATACCCACTACCATCGGCGGATTATTATCAGCGATCGGTATCAGCGGTATGGACAGACTCATGAGAAGAAATGTAATTGCAAAATCCGGAAGAGCGATTGAAGCAGCGGGAGATATTGACGTTCTGTTATTAGACAAAACAGGAACGATTACTTTGGGAAATAGAATGGCTACCCGATTTGTTCCTGCTCCAGGAATTTCAGAAAAAAATTTGGCTGATGCAGCTCAACTTGCTTCTCTTTCAGACGAAACTCCAGAAGGAAGATCCATCGTAGTCTTAGCGAAAGAAAAATTCGATCTACGAGGAAGAAACTTATCCGAGTTAGGCGGGAAGTTTGTTCCATTCACCGCGAAAAGTAAAATGAGCGGAGTAGATTTTGATCCAGATCCGGAAGGAAAAACAAGACCGATGATCCGAAAAGGGGCCTCGGAATCTATTCGAAATCATATTACCGGTTTAGGTGGAGAATTTCCGAAAGAAATTTTGGATATAGTAGATGAGATTGCAAGAGAAGGAGGAACTCCGCTAGTAGTATCAGAGGGAAGGGAAATTTTAGGAGTTATCCATCTAAAAGATATAGTAAAAGGCGGGATCAAGGAAAGATTCGCAAGGCTCAGGCAAATGGGGATCAGAACTGTGATGATCACCGGCGACAATCCATTAACTGCGGCAGCGATCGCCGCAGAAGCGGGAGTGGATGACTTTATCGCAGAAGCAACACCCGAAACAAAACTAAAACGGATTCGAGAAGAGCAATCCGGTGGAAAACTCGTGGCTATGATAGGCGACGGGACAAATGACGCACCTGCCTTGGCACAAGCTGATGTAGGTGTTGCGATGAATACTGGAACTCAAACTGCAAGAGAAGCCGGGAATATGATCGATCTGGATAGTAATCCCACCAAGCTTATCGAGATTGTGGAAATCGGAAAACAACTTTTGATGACAAGGGGTTCTTTGACAACCTTCAGTATTGCAAACGATGTTTCTAAGTATTTTGTCATCTTACCTGCTATGTTTGCCGGATTGTTTCCTATAGGTGGAATAGGTGCTTTATCTATCTTGAATATTCTAGGTTTTGCAAGTCCTGAATCCGCAGTTTTAAGCGCTGTGATCTTTAATGCTTTGATCCTGGTTTTTTTAGTCCCTCTTGCATTAAAGGGGGTAAGCTATAGGCCGGCAGGTGCGGATTCCGTTTTGGCTCGAAATGTTTTTATCTATGGATTTGGAGGACTCATTCTTCCCTTTTTCGGGATCAAAGGAATAGATCTGGTTTTAAGTTTTGCTAAAGGAGTATTCGGATGA
- the kdpA gene encoding potassium-transporting ATPase subunit KdpA, whose translation MNGNDSIFFFLYFAVLFLVSPFLGIYIADVLKGEVSKRFIVLSKFESFLYKISGIKEDRNSNWKTYLFDIGTFTILSLVLVVLGLHFQDLLPGNPEGKSGVSWDLAWNTSVSFVTNTNWQAYSGEVSLSYLSQMLLLGVQNFVSAGTGIVVLAAMARGMISKTSESSGIGNFYVDLTRSILYILLPISILVAFVLVSQGVVMDFSKYVDSIGLEGHSVKIPLGPAASQIAIKQLGTNGGGFFGVNSAHPFENPTVFSNWLECILILLLPGALPFAYGRWVGSWKAGLSIFLGMTLLFCFSLSISLWSEGNFAGNWEGKETRFGVAQSVLWGMATTAASNGSVNAMHDSFSPLAGGFAVWNILLGEVVFGGVGVGLVGMLFYVVLTVFIAGLMVGRTPEYLGKKIESKEVKLALVGVLVPGLCILVFTAFSLLYESALSSRANLGPHGLTEILYTFASASGNNGSAFAGLNANTPFYNLSLSFCMLVGRFAVIIPALGLGGALFGKKIAPKGEGTFSTESPLFVLLLLSVIFLVGALTFLPVLVLGPGSEHILLHSGSKF comes from the coding sequence ATGAACGGAAACGACTCGATCTTTTTCTTTTTATATTTTGCGGTTTTATTTCTCGTCTCTCCCTTTCTCGGAATTTATATAGCGGATGTTCTAAAGGGAGAAGTTTCCAAACGATTTATAGTCCTTTCTAAATTCGAGTCCTTTCTATATAAGATTTCCGGCATTAAGGAAGATCGGAACTCGAATTGGAAAACATATCTATTCGATATTGGGACTTTTACCATTTTAAGTTTGGTCCTGGTCGTACTTGGGCTTCATTTTCAGGATCTTCTCCCCGGAAATCCGGAAGGTAAGTCTGGAGTTTCTTGGGATTTAGCTTGGAATACTTCCGTTAGTTTTGTGACGAATACGAACTGGCAGGCTTATTCCGGAGAAGTTTCTCTCTCTTATTTAAGCCAAATGTTACTCTTAGGGGTGCAAAATTTTGTAAGTGCGGGGACTGGAATTGTCGTACTCGCAGCCATGGCGAGGGGAATGATCTCTAAAACAAGTGAGTCTTCCGGGATCGGGAACTTCTATGTAGATCTAACCAGAAGTATATTATATATTCTTTTACCGATTTCTATCTTAGTAGCATTCGTTTTGGTCTCCCAAGGTGTGGTCATGGATTTTTCAAAATACGTGGATTCTATTGGGTTAGAAGGTCATTCCGTAAAAATTCCACTTGGACCCGCAGCTTCTCAGATTGCGATCAAACAATTGGGAACGAACGGGGGAGGATTTTTCGGCGTAAACTCCGCTCATCCTTTCGAAAATCCAACTGTTTTTTCTAACTGGCTGGAGTGTATTTTGATCCTACTTCTTCCGGGAGCATTACCTTTTGCTTATGGAAGATGGGTCGGTTCTTGGAAGGCAGGTCTTTCTATCTTTTTGGGAATGACTCTCCTTTTTTGTTTCAGTCTTTCCATATCTCTTTGGTCAGAAGGCAATTTTGCTGGAAATTGGGAAGGTAAGGAAACCAGATTTGGAGTGGCTCAAAGTGTTCTTTGGGGAATGGCAACTACAGCAGCGTCTAACGGTTCCGTAAATGCGATGCATGATAGTTTTTCTCCTCTTGCTGGAGGATTTGCAGTTTGGAATATTCTTCTGGGAGAAGTTGTATTCGGAGGAGTGGGTGTTGGTTTGGTAGGAATGCTATTCTATGTAGTCCTTACAGTATTTATCGCAGGACTCATGGTGGGACGTACTCCTGAATATTTAGGAAAGAAGATTGAATCAAAAGAAGTAAAACTTGCACTTGTCGGTGTTTTGGTTCCTGGACTTTGTATCCTTGTATTTACTGCGTTTTCACTTCTTTATGAATCCGCTCTTTCTTCGAGGGCGAATTTGGGTCCTCATGGTTTGACTGAAATTCTATATACATTTGCTTCCGCTTCCGGAAACAACGGATCCGCGTTTGCAGGTTTGAATGCAAACACTCCCTTCTATAATCTATCCCTTTCTTTCTGTATGTTAGTGGGGCGGTTTGCAGTTATCATTCCTGCTTTGGGACTAGGAGGAGCCTTGTTCGGTAAAAAAATCGCTCCAAAGGGAGAAGGTACGTTCTCTACGGAAAGTCCGTTGTTCGTGTTACTTCTTCTTTCCGTGATCTTCTTGGTAGGAGCTCTAACATTCCTGCCTGTTTTGGTTTTAGGGCCTGGAAGCGAGCATATTCTTTTGCATTCCGGCTCGAAATTTTAA
- the kdpF gene encoding K(+)-transporting ATPase subunit F: MSYTFLIILVVALCGYLSFSIIKPEKF, translated from the coding sequence TTGTCTTATACATTTCTTATCATCTTAGTCGTCGCATTATGCGGTTATCTCTCCTTCTCCATTATAAAACCGGAAAAATTTTAG
- a CDS encoding nitroreductase, with protein sequence MSSLSSETESIDISGIASSVEDAIFTRHSIRDYLSKPVEDSVLQELFSKSLRAPSWKNSQPWKVHVVSGPKRDRMAELLQERAKQSETPVPDTIWPTGFPADAKRRMFDLGMKIYGAAGIERKDKEARDKFMLRNFEFFGAPTAVFITTEFELNFYIALDIGCFLNTIMLLARSYGLGTVPQAALSAFPEVVRKELSLAESEKVVCGLSLGYPKPDSVLNKFHTPREEVSDIVKFYK encoded by the coding sequence ATGTCTTCTTTATCTTCTGAAACCGAGTCCATCGATATTTCAGGAATTGCTTCCAGCGTAGAGGATGCGATTTTTACCCGCCACAGTATCAGAGACTATCTTTCCAAACCTGTGGAAGATTCTGTCTTACAGGAATTATTCTCCAAGTCCCTTCGTGCCCCGAGCTGGAAAAACAGCCAACCTTGGAAGGTGCATGTGGTAAGCGGTCCAAAAAGAGATAGAATGGCGGAGCTACTACAAGAAAGGGCAAAACAATCAGAGACTCCTGTTCCTGATACGATTTGGCCCACAGGCTTTCCTGCAGATGCAAAACGTAGAATGTTTGATCTTGGTATGAAAATTTACGGTGCTGCCGGGATTGAAAGAAAGGATAAGGAAGCCAGGGATAAGTTCATGCTTCGGAACTTCGAGTTTTTCGGAGCTCCTACAGCGGTTTTTATCACTACGGAATTTGAACTCAATTTTTATATCGCGTTGGATATCGGCTGCTTTTTGAATACTATCATGCTTCTTGCCAGAAGTTACGGTTTGGGAACGGTTCCTCAGGCGGCACTTTCTGCTTTTCCAGAAGTGGTCCGAAAAGAACTGAGTCTGGCAGAATCTGAAAAAGTAGTCTGCGGTTTAAGTTTAGGTTATCCTAAACCCGATTCCGTATTAAATAAATTTCATACACCCAGAGAAGAAGTTTCCGATATAGTAAAATTCTATAAATAG
- a CDS encoding TetR/AcrR family transcriptional regulator, with the protein MSTKEKGVKDRILETAVRLFQTQGYANTGINQIIQESQTAKASFYDYYPSKDLLGKAYIEFYGKEQLVLLEKLQSRSENARDFIQAWTHILRRQTRNSEFAGCPMANTAAQIASTSPSISEEVKRLAIRTVDFLAIYLKERQKKGQIPKNADTQSLARKIFASYEGVLQIWKLTGKISALDDLPEMVDAIIKSSGKK; encoded by the coding sequence ATGTCAACCAAAGAAAAAGGGGTAAAAGACAGGATTTTGGAAACCGCAGTCAGGCTTTTCCAAACCCAAGGTTATGCAAATACCGGGATCAATCAGATCATCCAAGAATCCCAGACCGCAAAGGCCAGCTTTTACGATTATTATCCTTCCAAGGACCTATTAGGAAAGGCGTATATAGAATTTTACGGAAAAGAACAACTTGTCCTATTGGAGAAACTTCAATCCAGATCGGAGAATGCTCGGGACTTTATACAAGCCTGGACGCATATACTCAGAAGGCAGACCAGAAATAGCGAGTTCGCAGGCTGCCCTATGGCGAACACAGCCGCTCAAATTGCGTCTACTTCTCCTTCTATCTCAGAGGAAGTCAAAAGATTGGCGATTAGGACTGTGGACTTTTTAGCTATCTACTTAAAAGAAAGGCAAAAGAAAGGACAGATTCCTAAGAATGCGGACACTCAATCCCTGGCTCGAAAAATATTCGCTTCTTATGAAGGAGTATTACAGATTTGGAAATTGACCGGAAAAATTTCCGCGTTAGACGATTTACCAGAGATGGTGGATGCAATTATTAAAAGTTCTGGGAAGAAGTGA
- a CDS encoding LIC20153 family lipoprotein yields the protein MKQKAIWLLLALLLSASLVNCKEDDGGDLTNLALLNSLGGGGDCLVAFPGKAAVGVNRTRATKGGGPIPIVWGSVPFVNHPMAIVEVKNAVDNDTVVFTNINVAELNAGEPVAYTNGTNDYDCPLAEDEVIDADTAFDPSGGGPYTWTNNSAPGTYYFLLYIVGTSHPSNATVEYN from the coding sequence ATGAAACAAAAAGCGATATGGCTATTATTGGCGCTTTTACTTTCAGCTTCTCTCGTTAATTGTAAAGAAGATGATGGTGGTGACCTAACAAATCTGGCACTCTTAAACTCACTTGGTGGAGGGGGAGATTGTTTAGTTGCTTTCCCTGGAAAAGCTGCAGTAGGTGTGAACCGTACAAGAGCAACTAAAGGTGGCGGACCAATTCCGATTGTTTGGGGAAGTGTTCCTTTTGTAAACCACCCGATGGCTATTGTGGAAGTTAAAAACGCCGTAGATAATGATACTGTTGTATTTACCAATATCAACGTGGCGGAACTTAATGCTGGTGAGCCGGTTGCATACACAAACGGAACAAATGACTATGATTGCCCATTGGCTGAAGACGAGGTAATCGATGCAGACACTGCTTTCGATCCATCGGGAGGCGGACCATACACATGGACAAATAACTCTGCTCCTGGAACCTACTATTTCTTACTTTATATCGTAGGAACTTCTCATCCAAGCAACGCGACTGTCGAATATAACTGA
- the arsS gene encoding arsenosugar biosynthesis radical SAM (seleno)protein ArsS (Some members of this family are selenoproteins.), whose protein sequence is MKSLLARGSELASSKEQLKILTEVSEKLNLPSFSAKLKEAGLFPLRPTGVDILQVNVGKLCNQTCRHCHVDAGPDRREIMTRETMQECLVALATPGVTTLDITGGAPEMNPNFRWFVEEASKFGKKIMIRCNLTILLAGEKYRDLPEFFAEHKVEVVSSLPYFQKRRTDAQRGEGVFDRSIEALRKLNSLGYGIANSGLVLNLVYNPVGAFLAGGQSTLENDFKKELKQVHDVQFNSLFALTNMPISRFLESLLENGNIDAYLEKLVTAFNPVAATGVMCRNTLSVGWDGSLYDCDFNQMLDMKIEGTVSKISEFNKSVLDSREILLHQHCYGCTAGAGSSCGGSIA, encoded by the coding sequence ATGAAATCCCTATTAGCCAGAGGGAGCGAACTCGCTTCTTCCAAAGAACAATTGAAAATTCTTACGGAAGTTTCCGAAAAACTGAATCTACCTAGTTTTTCGGCTAAATTAAAAGAAGCGGGACTCTTTCCTTTGCGCCCAACCGGGGTGGATATACTACAAGTGAACGTGGGGAAACTCTGTAACCAGACCTGTAGGCATTGTCATGTGGATGCCGGTCCGGATCGCAGAGAGATCATGACTAGGGAGACCATGCAGGAATGCCTGGTTGCCTTAGCCACTCCAGGTGTAACTACTTTGGATATTACTGGGGGTGCACCCGAGATGAATCCTAATTTTAGATGGTTCGTAGAAGAAGCTTCTAAATTCGGAAAGAAGATCATGATTCGTTGCAATCTTACTATTCTTCTTGCGGGAGAAAAATATAGGGACCTTCCTGAATTTTTCGCAGAACACAAGGTAGAAGTAGTTTCTAGTCTTCCTTATTTTCAAAAAAGAAGAACGGACGCTCAAAGGGGAGAGGGAGTATTTGATCGTTCGATTGAAGCATTAAGAAAATTGAATTCTCTCGGATACGGAATCGCGAATTCCGGACTTGTATTAAATTTAGTTTATAATCCTGTGGGGGCCTTTCTTGCGGGAGGGCAATCCACTTTAGAGAACGACTTCAAAAAGGAATTAAAACAAGTTCATGATGTTCAATTCAATTCCTTATTCGCTCTTACTAATATGCCTATCAGTCGTTTTCTGGAATCCTTACTCGAAAACGGTAATATAGATGCCTACTTGGAAAAACTCGTGACCGCTTTTAATCCGGTGGCCGCGACGGGCGTTATGTGCCGTAATACATTAAGTGTTGGTTGGGACGGAAGCCTATACGATTGTGATTTTAACCAAATGTTGGATATGAAAATAGAAGGTACGGTAAGCAAAATTTCTGAATTTAATAAATCCGTATTAGATTCCAGAGAAATTTTATTACACCAACATTGTTACGGATGCACTGCGGGAGCGGGTTCTTCCTGCGGAGGTTCCATCGCTTAA
- a CDS encoding arsenosugar biosynthesis-associated peroxidase-like protein, which translates to MAQETTYYKPEDLKKFGNIGEFEPDLAKKFFDYYGSVFADGALSAKEKSLIALAVAHVVQCPYCIDAYTTDTLEKGATEEQLWEAIHVGAAIRSGSTLVHSVQALNKVKELGV; encoded by the coding sequence GTGGCACAGGAAACAACTTATTACAAACCGGAAGATCTGAAAAAATTCGGAAATATAGGAGAGTTCGAGCCTGATTTGGCAAAAAAATTCTTCGACTATTACGGATCGGTTTTTGCGGACGGAGCTTTATCAGCCAAAGAAAAATCTTTGATCGCACTTGCGGTTGCACATGTTGTACAATGTCCTTATTGTATAGACGCATATACCACAGACACCTTGGAAAAAGGCGCGACAGAAGAACAATTATGGGAAGCAATTCATGTAGGTGCGGCAATTCGCAGTGGATCAACCTTAGTTCATAGCGTACAAGCTCTTAATAAAGTTAAAGAACTCGGAGTATAA
- a CDS encoding DUF4395 domain-containing protein, producing the protein MIRIGNFPDTVNEYAARTVAGLVVILSLAAIITQSLWLAGALFYGFSARVLYGPKFSPFAKLAIHGIVPLLGLGSKTVAGPPKRFAQLVGVIFSGTAFALLYFGQVSAFQAVLGILVLFASLESILGFCAGCFVFGFLIQWGWIPEEVCEKCNNLQFAVKK; encoded by the coding sequence ATGATTCGAATCGGTAATTTTCCAGACACTGTCAATGAATATGCGGCAAGGACCGTTGCGGGCCTGGTTGTCATCTTAAGTTTGGCCGCAATAATTACGCAATCGCTTTGGTTGGCAGGCGCACTTTTCTACGGATTTTCAGCCAGAGTATTGTATGGACCTAAGTTTTCTCCATTCGCAAAACTTGCCATCCATGGAATCGTACCGTTACTCGGTCTTGGATCCAAAACAGTGGCGGGTCCACCGAAAAGATTCGCTCAACTTGTAGGAGTAATCTTCAGCGGAACCGCATTTGCGCTCCTATACTTCGGACAAGTATCCGCATTCCAAGCGGTGCTTGGAATTTTAGTCCTCTTTGCAAGTTTAGAATCCATTTTAGGATTTTGTGCAGGTTGTTTTGTGTTCGGATTTCTGATACAATGGGGATGGATCCCGGAAGAAGTCTGCGAGAAATGTAATAACCTACAATTCGCCGTTAAAAAATAA
- a CDS encoding adenylate/guanylate cyclase domain-containing protein — MLPKHFETLANTLEKEILVSEQIRSKILLAAFGLAGLSWSILFIFLEKEFNQSTGIEFPFEVLIGTLAFGTVYEFGFLKLLNYLKVKGFKLPLLPRFGNALIETSLPGIILFILIQKHSHPVVPLNSPISNLYIIFIILSVLRMEFGLSFFTGAIAATQYLITGLFFVPDSPLGGESPYSFFYSKIPTYLRSGLFLGSGIVAGLVGLRLKKILKNSVERLEERNEILGMFGQYVSPSVVDKLMSQKTDTASENKDVCVMFLDIRNFTKFSEDKSPAEVISYLNTLFEDMIEIVNKHNGIINKFLGDGFMAVFGAPLSDNGKDAKNAVSASLEIQKKVMEMNVSGKIPETKIGIGLHFGEAMTGSVGSSQRKEYTIIGDTVNLASRVEQLNKDFGSEILATDTVYEHVKHYLEAESLPPVKVKGREKEVLIYKLT; from the coding sequence ATGCTCCCGAAACATTTCGAAACTCTTGCGAATACCTTGGAAAAAGAGATCTTAGTCAGCGAACAGATCCGAAGTAAGATCCTTCTCGCTGCTTTCGGACTCGCCGGGTTGTCTTGGAGTATCTTATTTATATTTTTAGAGAAGGAATTTAACCAGAGCACTGGTATAGAATTTCCTTTTGAGGTATTGATAGGCACTCTCGCATTCGGCACGGTTTACGAATTCGGGTTTTTAAAATTATTAAATTATCTGAAAGTAAAAGGATTTAAACTTCCTCTTCTTCCTAGATTCGGGAACGCGTTGATAGAAACTTCTCTCCCTGGAATCATTTTATTCATTTTGATCCAAAAACATTCTCATCCTGTAGTTCCCTTAAATTCTCCCATTTCCAATTTATATATAATTTTTATAATACTCTCCGTACTTAGAATGGAATTCGGACTCTCCTTTTTTACGGGAGCAATTGCAGCGACTCAATATTTGATCACCGGATTGTTTTTTGTTCCGGATTCTCCTTTAGGCGGTGAATCCCCATACAGCTTCTTCTATTCTAAGATTCCCACTTACTTGCGTTCCGGATTATTTTTAGGTTCAGGGATCGTAGCTGGACTCGTCGGCCTTCGGCTCAAAAAAATCCTGAAAAACTCAGTCGAACGTTTGGAAGAAAGAAACGAAATTTTAGGAATGTTCGGTCAATATGTTTCTCCATCGGTCGTGGACAAACTTATGAGCCAAAAAACGGATACTGCTTCCGAAAACAAAGATGTATGCGTGATGTTCTTGGATATCCGCAACTTTACAAAATTTTCCGAAGACAAAAGTCCTGCAGAAGTGATTTCTTATCTGAATACTTTATTCGAAGATATGATTGAGATCGTGAATAAACATAACGGTATCATAAACAAGTTTTTAGGGGACGGGTTTATGGCAGTATTCGGAGCCCCTCTTTCCGATAATGGAAAAGACGCTAAAAATGCGGTTTCTGCCTCTTTAGAAATTCAGAAAAAAGTAATGGAGATGAATGTTTCCGGAAAAATTCCTGAAACTAAAATTGGAATCGGTTTACACTTCGGAGAGGCAATGACAGGAAGTGTAGGCTCCTCTCAAAGAAAAGAATATACGATCATTGGAGATACAGTCAATCTTGCTTCAAGAGTGGAACAGCTAAATAAAGACTTCGGCAGTGAAATTTTGGCAACCGATACCGTTTACGAGCATGTAAAACATTATTTAGAAGCAGAGTCCCTTCCTCCCGTAAAAGTTAAAGGAAGAGAGAAAGAAGTCCTCATCTATAAATTAACCTGA
- a CDS encoding class I SAM-dependent methyltransferase has protein sequence MQSPESHYENFLAEKYSWMLGDLSAKEKDQLEFFRSFEISPQGNGVAWDLGAGSGIQSIPLEELGFQVLAIDFSQKLLSEIKVRKPNTTISTRVADIRSRDLYQEVSPSPEILLCMGDTITHLESEKDWESTVSLWSNFLSAGSKLILGYRDLSYGKVGDKSIFVVRSEESRIFTCQLQFTLNRVEVTDIFHEKSNGAWTVSSSSYNKLILPAEDLIRTVSQKNFELKRKDEKNGMKFLLFEKL, from the coding sequence ATGCAGTCTCCAGAATCACATTACGAAAACTTTTTGGCCGAAAAATATTCCTGGATGCTGGGAGATCTTTCTGCCAAGGAAAAAGACCAATTGGAATTTTTTAGATCCTTTGAAATTTCTCCGCAAGGAAACGGAGTCGCTTGGGATCTAGGAGCAGGAAGTGGAATACAATCTATTCCTTTGGAAGAATTAGGATTTCAAGTTTTAGCGATTGATTTCAGTCAAAAATTATTATCTGAGATCAAGGTTAGAAAACCGAATACCACGATTAGTACAAGGGTCGCCGATATCAGATCCAGGGATTTATACCAAGAAGTTTCTCCATCTCCGGAAATCCTTTTATGTATGGGGGATACGATCACTCATTTGGAATCCGAAAAAGATTGGGAATCTACAGTAAGTCTTTGGTCTAATTTTCTCTCCGCCGGAAGTAAATTAATTTTAGGTTATAGAGATTTAAGCTATGGCAAAGTTGGAGACAAAAGTATTTTTGTAGTTCGTTCCGAAGAATCTCGAATTTTTACGTGCCAGCTACAGTTCACTCTAAACAGAGTAGAAGTTACGGATATATTTCACGAAAAATCGAACGGAGCTTGGACAGTTTCTTCCAGTTCGTATAACAAACTGATCCTTCCGGCAGAAGATTTGATCAGAACAGTATCTCAGAAAAATTTTGAACTGAAAAGAAAAGATGAGAAAAACGGGATGAAGTTTTTACTATTCGAAAAGCTTTGA